The genomic window TTCCGGGCCGCCCGCGAGCAGCGCGGGCTGCCGGTCACCGAGTACGACGAGGGCATGTTCGTCGCCGCGCTGCGCGCCGGTGCGCAGCGGCTGTCGTTCCTGCCGACCCGGGCCGGCCTGGAGAGCGACGTCCTCCGGATGAACCCGGAGCTGCGTACCGTCGCCTCGCCCTACGACGACGAGGTGTACGTCGCCGTGCCGGGGATCCGGCCCGACGTCGCGCTGATCCACCTGCACCGCGGGGACGTGCACGGCAACGGTCAGTACCTCGGGCCGGACCCGTACTTCGACGACGTGTTCTCGCTGGCCGCCGACCGGACGGTCCTGTCCGTCGAGCGTCTCGTCGAGACGGCCGAGCTGGCTGCCGCCGCGCCGCAGTCGCTGCTGGTCAACCGCCTGTTCGTCGACGCGGTGGTGGAGGCGCCGGGCGGCGCGCACTTCACGACGTGCGTCCCGGACTACGGCCGGGACGAGCTGTTCCAACAGACCTATGCGGACGCGGCGGGCAGCCCCGAGCGGTGGGAGGCGTTCGCGGCCGAGTACCTGAACGGCGACGAGGCGAGCTACCACGCGGCGGTGCGGGCCCTGCACGCTCGCCGCGTCCCGGAGGGGGCGACCGCGTGACCGACGTGACCAGGGCGGAGATGTGCGCGGTGGCGTGCGCGGACGCGTTCGCCGGGTCGGGCCGGGTGCTGGCCCACGCGGTCGGGACCGTGCCGTCGATCGGGGCGCGGCTGGCCCGGCTGACCAGCAACCCGGAGCTGGCGCTCTCGGACGGCGAGGCGTTCCTGATGGCCGAGCCGCCGCCGCTCGGCGGGACGGCCGCCGACGGCGGGGTCGTGGAGGGCTGGCTGCCGTTCCGGAGCGTGTTCGACGTGCTGGCGGCCGGGCGGCGGCACAGCATGATGGGCGCGAGCCAGGTCGACCGGTTCGGGAACCAGAACATCTCCCGGATCGGCCCGGACTGGAACCGCCCGAAGCGCCAGCTGATCGGGGCCCGGGGCGCTCCCGGCAACACCGTGAACCACCGGACCGACTACTGGGTGGCCCGGCACTCGCCGCGGGTGTTCGTCGAGGCCGTGGACGTCGTCTGCGGGGTCGGGCACGACCGGGCCCGGGCGCACCCGTCCACCGCGTTGCGGTTCCACGACCTCGGCGTGGTGATCACCGACCTCGCCGTGCTCGACTACGACGGGGAGGGGCGGCTACGGATCCGGACCGTCCATCCGGGAGTGACGCCGGACGAGGTCCGGGCCCGGACCGGCTTCCCGCTGGACGGGCCGGTCGCCGGACGGACGCGGTCGCCGACCGCGGAGGAGCTGCGGCTGATCCGCGAGGTCATCGACCCGCGCGGGCTGCGGGACCGGGAGGTGCCGGGATGAGCGGCGGGAGCGGCGGGAGCGGCCGCAGGCCGCGGCCCGGGCGGCTCGAACAGCTCAGGCGGCCAGGAGGCCGCCGTAGAGCATCGCGAGGTACTGGCCGGCGAGCTTCTCGTGGGTGAGCTTGCCCTGCGGCTTGAACCAGCCGACCGACCCCCACACGCTGTCCCGGATGAACCGGTACGCGACCCCGGGCTCCAGGTCGGACCGGAAGTCGCCGGACTCGACGCCCGCGGTCAGCACCCCGAGCCACAGCGCGGTGATGTCGCCGCTGGTGCGGGCCACGAACGAGAAGTCGGGCAGGTAGGTGAGCAGCGCCGACTCGTTCTGGTACAGCGCGACCGCGTGCGGGCGCTGGGCGATCGTCGCGAACGAGTGCCGGATCAGCCCGTCGAGCGCCTGCCGGGGCGGGTCGCCGGCCGCGACGATCTCGGCGAACGCCTCGTGCAGGCTCCCCAGGAAGTCCCGCAGGATCTCGTCGAGCATCGCCTCTTTGGAGTCGAAGTGGTGGTAGAGGCTGCCGGACAGGATGCCCGCGGCGTCGCCGATGTCCCGCACGGTCGTGGTCGTGTAGCCCCTGGTGGCGAACAGCTCGGCGGCGATGCGCAGCAGTTCGGTGCGGCGCCCCTGCGCCTTCGTCGAGCTGGCGCGGCGCTTCGAGCGCGGCACGGACTCCGTGGTGGCCATGCCCCGATCCTACCGAACAAGCATTTGCTCAGGAGGTAGCCGTGTCCGAGACGATTCCGGAGCTGCTGCGGTACGCGGGCGAGGCGTTCGCCGACCGGATCGCGATCGCCGACGGGCCGGTCCGGACGACCTACGCCGAACTGCACGAGCAGGCCCGGGCCGCGAGCCGAGCCTATCGGGCGGCCGGCGCCCGCCCCGGCGACCGCGTCGCGCTGTGGGCGCCGAACCGGCCCGAGTTCGTCGTCGCGCTGCTCGGCGCGCTGTCGGCCGGGCTCGCCGTGGTGCCGCTGAACACCCGGTTCCGCGGCCCGGAGGCGCACCGGATCCTGACCCGCTCCCGGGCCACCGTGCTGGTCGTCGACGACGGGTTCCTGGGCACCGACTACCTGGGGATGTTGCCCGCCGACCGTCCGCACCTGCGGGCGATCGTCGAGCTGGGAGACCCGCACGAGGGCACGGTGCCCTGGGCCGACTTCCTGGCCGCCGGGGCGGCCGGCCTCCCCGACGTCGTCGTCGAGCCGGACACCGTGGCCGACGTGCTGTTCACCTCGGGCACCACCGGGGAGCCCAAGGGCGTGATGTCGAGCCACCGGCAGACGCTCTCGGTCGCCACGGTCTGGGCCCGGGGCGCGTCGCTCGGCCCGGACGACCGGTACGCGATCGTCAACCCGTTCTTCCACAGCTTCGGCTACAAGGCCGGGATCGTCGCCGCGCTGACCGCGGGCACCGCGATCCACCCGGTCGCCACGTTCGACCCGGAGGCGCTGCTGGCGCTGATCGAGCGGGAGCGGATCACGGTCCTGCCCGGCGCCCCGACGATCTTCACCACGCTGATCAACCACCCGAAGCGCACCGCCTACGACCTGGGCTCGCTCCGGTTCTCGATCGCCGGCGCGGCCTCGGTGCCGCCGAACCTGTTCCTCCAGATGCGCGACGTGCTGGGCTTCGACGAGGTCGCCCAGGCCTACGGCCTGACCGAGTGCGTCGTCGCGACGAAGTCCCGGCCCGGCGAGGACCCGCTGCACATCGCCGAGAACGTCGGCCCGGCCGTCCCCGGCCTCGAGATCCGGATCGCCGACGCCGACGACGAGGTGCTGATCCGCGGCGCCAACGTGATGCTCGGCTACTTCGAGGATCCGGACGCCACCCGGCTGGCCATCGATGCGGACGGCTGGCTGCACACCGGCGACCAGGGCCGGCTGGACGAGC from Cryptosporangium phraense includes these protein-coding regions:
- a CDS encoding TetR/AcrR family transcriptional regulator, producing MATTESVPRSKRRASSTKAQGRRTELLRIAAELFATRGYTTTTVRDIGDAAGILSGSLYHHFDSKEAMLDEILRDFLGSLHEAFAEIVAAGDPPRQALDGLIRHSFATIAQRPHAVALYQNESALLTYLPDFSFVARTSGDITALWLGVLTAGVESGDFRSDLEPGVAYRFIRDSVWGSVGWFKPQGKLTHEKLAGQYLAMLYGGLLAA
- a CDS encoding CoA transferase subunit A yields the protein MTRKTLELGDLTTVVESGMTIGIGGWGSRRKPMALVRQLLRSDVTDLTVVSFGGPDVGLLCAAGKVRRVVYGFVSLDSIALDPHFRAAREQRGLPVTEYDEGMFVAALRAGAQRLSFLPTRAGLESDVLRMNPELRTVASPYDDEVYVAVPGIRPDVALIHLHRGDVHGNGQYLGPDPYFDDVFSLAADRTVLSVERLVETAELAAAAPQSLLVNRLFVDAVVEAPGGAHFTTCVPDYGRDELFQQTYADAAGSPERWEAFAAEYLNGDEASYHAAVRALHARRVPEGATA
- a CDS encoding CoA-transferase subunit beta: MCAVACADAFAGSGRVLAHAVGTVPSIGARLARLTSNPELALSDGEAFLMAEPPPLGGTAADGGVVEGWLPFRSVFDVLAAGRRHSMMGASQVDRFGNQNISRIGPDWNRPKRQLIGARGAPGNTVNHRTDYWVARHSPRVFVEAVDVVCGVGHDRARAHPSTALRFHDLGVVITDLAVLDYDGEGRLRIRTVHPGVTPDEVRARTGFPLDGPVAGRTRSPTAEELRLIREVIDPRGLRDREVPG
- a CDS encoding AMP-binding protein yields the protein MSETIPELLRYAGEAFADRIAIADGPVRTTYAELHEQARAASRAYRAAGARPGDRVALWAPNRPEFVVALLGALSAGLAVVPLNTRFRGPEAHRILTRSRATVLVVDDGFLGTDYLGMLPADRPHLRAIVELGDPHEGTVPWADFLAAGAAGLPDVVVEPDTVADVLFTSGTTGEPKGVMSSHRQTLSVATVWARGASLGPDDRYAIVNPFFHSFGYKAGIVAALTAGTAIHPVATFDPEALLALIERERITVLPGAPTIFTTLINHPKRTAYDLGSLRFSIAGAASVPPNLFLQMRDVLGFDEVAQAYGLTECVVATKSRPGEDPLHIAENVGPAVPGLEIRIADADDEVLIRGANVMLGYFEDPDATRLAIDADGWLHTGDQGRLDEHGCLRITGRIKDMFTVGGFNVYPAEVENVLADHPAVAEAAVVGVPDDRLGSVGRAYVTARPGAAVEAGDVLRFARERLANFKVPREVVVLDALPRNAAGKILKRSLS